AGACCAGAGCTTTACTTTGTCGATGTTCTTCGTTCAGCAATCAACAAAACTGGAACTGATGAAGGAGCACTCACTAGAATTGTGACCACAAGAGCTGAGATTGACTTGAAGGTCATTGGAGAGGAGTACCAGCGCAGGAACAGCATTCCTTTGGAGAAAGCTATTACCAAAGACACTCGTGGAGATTACGAGAAGATGCTCGTCGCACTTCTCGGTGAAGATGATGCTTAATCAATCAATCCTCCACAGAGAAACATAAGCTGCTCTACAGCTTCTGTTATCTCTtatctccctctctctctctttgatgaGTTTCAAAtcgtttgattttgtttctacaAAAAccttgtttgtttctgttgtgtGTTTTGAGTTCCTAAATAatgcaaaagagagagacagagagaaccAGTGTGGTCTcttaagttatatatatatgaagagCATTGGCCTAAAACACAGACTAACAAGTAGTTCTGGTTTTGACAAAAGTTGTTGTCACTACAAAAAGGGagaccaacaacaaaaaagttaaggGCATTGTTTTCTCTAAAGCCCTATCCGATCTTGAAACacaaaataacaacaacaacattttttaGTTACTAATCAAAGTCACTTCTTCAAGATGGTCTTGGAGAAAATCTTCTTGCAGTAAGGGCTCGAGTGTAGTTTCCCGTACCTGTAAACCTTCGCCACCAATTTAGCACGAACAGGTCCCTGCATCAACCCCAAAAGCCATGTCAAGTTCTGTTTCTAAAAGCTTATAACATATGTATTGATTTGGACTTACTTTGGTTACAGAGAGAGCAGTTTGGATCACATAGTTCGCATAAGGATCTTGCAGAAGATATTCAAAGTTTGGAACACAGAGGAGCTCACGGACGATCTCAGCTCGACTCTCTGGATACTTCCTTAGACACTTCTCAATCACGTGGCTACTAAACTTCTGAGTAGCTAACTCGGCGTAGTGCATTCTAAACTGAACCAGCAACTTCACTGCAGAAACTTGTTGATCTATTAAGTACTGCACCACATAGTTCCTGCCAAATTTCATTAACTATAAGGAGAGTTTTTCAAACTATACCAAATCTTTAAGTCTAAGTGGAGACTAAATTTACCCAAAAGGATCCTGAGAAAGGTGAAGCGAGTTTCTTGATATCTCAGCGACGAGTCTTTCACGTTGCAGTCCAACAGAGTTTGAAATGCAGCATTGAAGAACACAGCATCCGTGTCGATGAATAGCAATCTCAGCACAGTACTTAGTAGCAGCTTCTAACACAAACTGACACCAAAATTCACAACATTAATCAGATCTtaagtaagaaacaaaaacaacagtCTCAGCACATTACTTTGTAGCTGCTTCCAACTCAAACTAACACCAAATTTCACAACATTCACGAAAGCTTGAGTATGAAACAAAAGATGTAACCTCATTGTCATTAGGGCCAAGGGTTTGCAAGCAACTCTGTATCACATGGTTCCCATTCAGATCTTTGACAAGAGCAAGAAACCCCGGTTTGAGACCTGACTTCACCAATGCAATctgctgttttgttttcacagTTTCAATCATCTTCTGCACAACCCTTGTCCtgtttaaattcaaaaacacatTATCCACAAATCagaattcaaaaacatattatccACAAATCAAAACCAGCAAATTTCTATGCTTTTGGCCAAAAGTTCTCAGCCTTTTGTAATCAGAAGTAAGCGGATTTAGAGGGTTTTGCCCAAAGGTctcagctttttttttctctcttcctgAAGCAAGCAGTTTTGGTTTGTCCAAAAACagcaaaaagtaaaaataaaaattcattctTTTCTACCAAATGTTGCATTCTTTTAGTGATAGACTGATAGTGATGGCTACAAAACTAATGCAGAGATTTCAAATATTTCCATAAACAGAAAAGATTTCATCTtccccaaaaaaacaagaaagatctCATCTTAATCCTCAAAAGCTGAAATGTCTCCATCTCTATTGAGCTCGTGGACTTGTTGACTAAACTAATGAATCAAATTTACTaaaagttgataaaaaaaaaggtgaagcTTACCCATAAGTGTTAAGACAGATTCTGATAAGCTCCCTTGGATTTGACGTTAACACACTCACAATCAACGTCCTCTGTTCCTCATCACTCACATCAAACAGCTTCTGAACAATGTAATTCCCAAAAGGATCCATGGAAAGTTCAACGACATGGTCAATGATTGCAAGTAATATAACCTTAGCTTCATGAAATGTTCCTTCTTCGACCAGTTTCTGCAAAACTCTGCAACCAATCTGATCTTTCGCCATTAAGTTCACAGATCCATAAATCTCAACCATGGAGACGAGATCATTATTGCTTTTTGGACTCATCTTCCCATAAGAGCCTTGACCGATTAGTACTGTATCTTCTAGATAAGAAGCTCCAAGCTTTCCAGAAACCTTCTCGTGAAATGGACTCAGCAGAGAACTATCCTCCTCTGGATAAAAACCTCTAGAAGCTTCCATGGCGGCTAGGGTTTGAGAAACCCTATTATTTCCTTCAAACATCAACGAACTTATGAGAGCATCGTTGCCTCTGAGAAAAGGAGGACGCTTTATGGGTTCATGGATCTGATCTAAGAGAAAATCTCTGTGATTCTTAAGAGCTAACATCTCTTCAAATCCGTTTAGGTTAAAGGAATCTTGACGGCCAAGTAATCTCATCTCTCCCGGAGATGGAGAAACTCCAtgaaaattgttgttttgcAGACGAACAGAGGAAAAGTTACGAAACCCATCATGAATCTGAGAAGCTCCGGTGAGATTCTGGTCAAACCCAGAAGACCCATGAAGAGTTCTAGCCCCAAACTCACTCGGGTCGACCCGGAACTGTTCTTCGGGTTTGGTCCAGATACTCATGTCACAAGAGATACCCATTTTGTGAAGCTTTTTACACAAATCCAGAGCTTCAACACTCTTGTGGTTTTTCAGAAATGGGTTTGTGTCGAGACTCGGTAAAAACCCATCAGAACCAAGAGGACGATGATCGGAAGCTCCTCGGAAGTTGAAGTCTCCATTAAAACCTCCAAAACCCATGAATCTCTCTCCGAAcatgaaaacagagtaaaggTTACAAacgaagaaggagagagaagagagagtaaaGCCAAGGAAACAATACGGAGAGAGGAGGAGAGGTTTGGTGATATAACAAGAAATGGtttgtgagagagagagagagagagagaatgttgTTGCGTGAGTGTACGTACGGAGGCTGTGTGTAGTGTTTGTCTCTTTTGTCGTTTTTTCGCCATTAATATCGTAACAGAGCCTCAAACACTGCTTTTTGCAGCCTGCCGAGGAAATACTTGAATTTACACTTTTGCccctctttttattttggttctttttcatatattctCTAAAATTTCCTCTTTAAGAAAACTTAAACCGAATCTAAACTAAACCAACAATAACCAATTTAGCAGAACCGAGATATGGGGCAAGACTAAATTAATCTGCCATCAAAAATAGTTGCACCAATTGGCCAAAAGTTAATTATGATAATCTTCAAACCTcgactttctttttttacgaTTCAATCTCTTACGAGAAACCTAAATTGAGTTTCTTCCCATAAACTAATTTAGCAACGGCAAGACATGTATATCTAATTGTATCGTTCTTGCTAATTAAGACTATTATAATCGCTTATGTAAGTTTTATGTGACTTCAAATAAACACTACTTAAGTTATATAGAGAGTTTGAGAGAGCGTAAACCTTATAGAAGGtttaaactaataaattataattacaaataaatggtatacatgaaaaaatatttagatatgaaaacaaaattattatggatgttataaaagattaaattaagaaagaagaatgaagacCATAGAGAATAAAACTCGaaataagagtttttttattgttttctctttctctactcttttttctctgttttctctgtaACTTacaaatgaatgaaatgaGCTATATATAGTAGAGCTTACTTAGCTAGGAAGTAAATTACTTAGCGAAAAAGTAATGGATAAACATCATCCATATCTTAGAGAAGAAGTAATGGATAAACATCATCCATATCTTAAGGATGAAGTAATGGATAAACATCATTCATATCTTAGGGAAGAAGTAATGGATAAACATCATCTACATCTTATGGATAGAGATGAGTGATGGATAATCACATCCATACTTATCAAGTTTATAACACTCCCCCTTGAGTATCCATCACTTTTGATGAGTTACGTATTGCCTCGTTAAAAACCTTATCATGGAAAAATCCATTGGGATAAAAACCATgacaagggaaaaagagtacaGTGACGTGAACTCCCCCTCGAAGGGACTTCACAGGTTTCGTAGATGACGCATTCCAATGCTTTGAACATGATTTTTAAATGTAGAAGTTGGAAGCGCCTTTGTGAATAGATCTGC
This sequence is a window from Arabidopsis thaliana chromosome 1 sequence. Protein-coding genes within it:
- the PUM9 gene encoding pumilio 9; the protein is MFGERFMGFGGFNGDFNFRGASDHRPLGSDGFLPSLDTNPFLKNHKSVEALDLCKKLHKMGISCDMSIWTKPEEQFRVDPSEFGARTLHGSSGFDQNLTGASQIHDGFRNFSSVRLQNNNFHGVSPSPGEMRLLGRQDSFNLNGFEEMLALKNHRDFLLDQIHEPIKRPPFLRGNDALISSLMFEGNNRVSQTLAAMEASRGFYPEEDSSLLSPFHEKVSGKLGASYLEDTVLIGQGSYGKMSPKSNNDLVSMVEIYGSVNLMAKDQIGCRVLQKLVEEGTFHEAKVILLAIIDHVVELSMDPFGNYIVQKLFDVSDEEQRTLIVSVLTSNPRELIRICLNTYGTRVVQKMIETVKTKQQIALVKSGLKPGFLALVKDLNGNHVIQSCLQTLGPNDNEFVLEAATKYCAEIAIHRHGCCVLQCCISNSVGLQRERLVAEISRNSLHLSQDPFGNYVVQYLIDQQVSAVKLLVQFRMHYAELATQKFSSHVIEKCLRKYPESRAEIVRELLCVPNFEYLLQDPYANYVIQTALSVTKGPVRAKLVAKVYRYGKLHSSPYCKKIFSKTILKK
- the PUM9 gene encoding pumilio 9 (pumilio 9 (PUM9); FUNCTIONS IN: RNA binding, binding; LOCATED IN: cytoplasm; EXPRESSED IN: flower, seed; EXPRESSED DURING: petal differentiation and expansion stage, E expanded cotyledon stage; CONTAINS InterPro DOMAIN/s: Pumilio RNA-binding repeat (InterPro:IPR001313), Armadillo-like helical (InterPro:IPR011989), Armadillo-type fold (InterPro:IPR016024); BEST Arabidopsis thaliana protein match is: pumilio 10 (TAIR:AT1G35750.1); Has 2809 Blast hits to 1683 proteins in 229 species: Archae - 0; Bacteria - 0; Metazoa - 628; Fungi - 837; Plants - 667; Viruses - 0; Other Eukaryotes - 677 (source: NCBI BLink).), with amino-acid sequence MGFGGFNGDFNFRGASDHRPLGSDGFLPSLDTNPFLKNHKSVEALDLCKKLHKMGISCDMSIWTKPEEQFRVDPSEFGARTLHGSSGFDQNLTGASQIHDGFRNFSSVRLQNNNFHGVSPSPGEMRLLGRQDSFNLNGFEEMLALKNHRDFLLDQIHEPIKRPPFLRGNDALISSLMFEGNNRVSQTLAAMEASRGFYPEEDSSLLSPFHEKVSGKLGASYLEDTVLIGQGSYGKMSPKSNNDLVSMVEIYGSVNLMAKDQIGCRVLQKLVEEGTFHEAKVILLAIIDHVVELSMDPFGNYIVQKLFDVSDEEQRTLIVSVLTSNPRELIRICLNTYGTRVVQKMIETVKTKQQIALVKSGLKPGFLALVKDLNGNHVIQSCLQTLGPNDNEFVLEAATKYCAEIAIHRHGCCVLQCCISNSVGLQRERLVAEISRNSLHLSQDPFGNYVVQYLIDQQVSAVKLLVQFRMHYAELATQKFSSHVIEKCLRKYPESRAEIVRELLCVPNFEYLLQDPYANYVIQTALSVTKGPVRAKLVAKVYRYGKLHSSPYCKKIFSKTILKK